A genome region from Chelonia mydas isolate rCheMyd1 chromosome 12, rCheMyd1.pri.v2, whole genome shotgun sequence includes the following:
- the SLC38A8 gene encoding putative sodium-coupled neutral amino acid transporter 8 isoform X3: MQQQQEGGVGQPGYSLRGGCISLPNLQKMEELARESIGLLAKPTLESGSPNLSSAGAVFIMLKSSLGAGLLNFPWAFNKAGGITAAVMVELGSLIFLISGLVILGYASSISTQSTYQGVVREICGSAIGKLCEICFILNLFMISVAFLRVVGDQLEKLCDSLYMNVTLSGEGPPPPQHWYTDYRFTLTALCALVIFPLSVPREIGFQKYTSILGTLAACYLTLVIIIKYYLRTEHVILYEHHYSSRVSSLASMFSVIPTICFGFQCHEACIAIYSSMHNKKLSLWIVVSVLSMLFCLLIYSLTGLYGYLTFGADVAADILMSYPGNDVVIIIARLLFGISIITIYPIVLLLGRSVLQDVCLNDKCRSLMEPYERCTRIVLTMTWIIVTLVIALFVPDISEVISIIGGISAAFIFIFPGLCLVCAMEMEPIEPRKNSDGQGQSFSPEESCQIIVSPALQ; this comes from the exons ATGCAGCAACAgcaggaaggaggggtggggcaacCTGGATACAGCCTgagaggaggctgcatttcctTGCCTAATCTCCAGA AGATGGAGGAGTTGGCTAGAGAGAGCATCGGCTTGTTAGCCAAGCCTACGCTGGAGTCAGGTAGCCCAAACCTATCCTCTGCCGGGGCTGTCTTTATTATGCTGAAATCATCTCTTGGAGCAGGACTTCTTAATTTCCCATGGGCTTTCAATAAGGCTGGAGGGATCACTGCAGCTGTTATGGTGGAACTG GGCTCCTTAATATTCCTAATTAGCGGCCTAGTGATCCTGGGATATGCCTCCTCCATCAGCACCCAGTCCACGTACCAGGGCGTAGTCAGAGAAATCTGTGGGTCGGCCATTGGGAAGCTCTGCGAGATCTGCTTCATTTTAAATCTCTTCATGATTTCCGTAGCCTTTCTCAGAGTTGTGGGCGATCAGCTGGAAAAAT TATGTGACTCCCTCTACATGAATGTGACTCTGAGTGGAGAAGGgccgcctcctccccagcactggtaTACAGATTACCGCTTCACCCTGACTGCCCTGTGTGCCCTGGTCATCTTCCCTCTGTCCGTTCCCAGGGAGATCGGGTTCCAGAAATACACCAG TATTTTAGGTACTTTGGCTGCTTGCTACCTGACCCTGGTGATTATAATAAAATACTACCTAAGAACGGAGCATGTTATCCTGTATGAGCACCATTATTCCTCAAG GGTGTCTTCCTTGGCTTCCATGTTCAGTGTCATCCCAACGATCTGTTTTGGATTTCAG TGTCATGAAGCCTGCATTGCCATCTACAGCAGCATGCACAACAAGAAACTCTCCCTTTGGATCGTGGTGTCTGTGCTCTCCATGCTCTTCTGCCTCTTAATTTATTCTCTTACAG GGCTTTATGGCTATTTAACCTTTGGTGCTGATGTGGCTGCTGATATTCTGATGTCATACCCAGGAAATGACGTGGTCATCATTATAGCACGGCTACTCTTTGGCATCTCCATCATTACCATCTATCCAATCGTTCTCCTGCTGGGCAg GTCTGTCCTACAGGATGTCTGCCTGAATGACAAGTGCAGGTCGCTCATGGAGCCTTATGAGCGGTGTACGAGGATTGTGCTGACGATGACGTGGATCATCGTGACGCTCGTCATTGCTCTGTTTGTCCCTGACATCAGCGAGGTGATCAGTATTATTGGTGGCATCAGCGCCGCCTTCATCTTTATCTTTCCAG GGCTATGCCTAGTATGTGCAATGGAAATGGAACCCATCGAACCAAGAAAAAA CTCAGATGGACAGGGACAGTCCTTCTCACCTGAAGAGAGTTGTCAGATTATCGTTTCTCCTGCCTTGCAATGA
- the SLC38A8 gene encoding putative sodium-coupled neutral amino acid transporter 8 isoform X2 yields MQQQQEGGVGQPGYSLRGGCISLPNLQKMEELARESIGLLAKPTLESGSPNLSSAGAVFIMLKSSLGAGLLNFPWAFNKAGGITAAVMVELGSLIFLISGLVILGYASSISTQSTYQGVVREICGSAIGKLCEICFILNLFMISVAFLRVVGDQLEKLCDSLYMNVTLSGEGPPPPQHWYTDYRFTLTALCALVIFPLSVPREIGFQKYTSILGTLAACYLTLVIIIKYYLRTEHVILYEHHYSSRVSSLASMFSVIPTICFGFQCHEACIAIYSSMHNKKLSLWIVVSVLSMLFCLLIYSLTGLYGYLTFGADVAADILMSYPGNDVVIIIARLLFGISIITIYPIVLLLGRSVLQDVCLNDKCRSLMEPYERCTRIVLTMTWIIVTLVIALFVPDISEVISIIGGISAAFIFIFPGLCLVCAMEMEPIEPRKKFCLIAWGVISILCGAFVFGQSTTTAVMELVYKV; encoded by the exons ATGCAGCAACAgcaggaaggaggggtggggcaacCTGGATACAGCCTgagaggaggctgcatttcctTGCCTAATCTCCAGA AGATGGAGGAGTTGGCTAGAGAGAGCATCGGCTTGTTAGCCAAGCCTACGCTGGAGTCAGGTAGCCCAAACCTATCCTCTGCCGGGGCTGTCTTTATTATGCTGAAATCATCTCTTGGAGCAGGACTTCTTAATTTCCCATGGGCTTTCAATAAGGCTGGAGGGATCACTGCAGCTGTTATGGTGGAACTG GGCTCCTTAATATTCCTAATTAGCGGCCTAGTGATCCTGGGATATGCCTCCTCCATCAGCACCCAGTCCACGTACCAGGGCGTAGTCAGAGAAATCTGTGGGTCGGCCATTGGGAAGCTCTGCGAGATCTGCTTCATTTTAAATCTCTTCATGATTTCCGTAGCCTTTCTCAGAGTTGTGGGCGATCAGCTGGAAAAAT TATGTGACTCCCTCTACATGAATGTGACTCTGAGTGGAGAAGGgccgcctcctccccagcactggtaTACAGATTACCGCTTCACCCTGACTGCCCTGTGTGCCCTGGTCATCTTCCCTCTGTCCGTTCCCAGGGAGATCGGGTTCCAGAAATACACCAG TATTTTAGGTACTTTGGCTGCTTGCTACCTGACCCTGGTGATTATAATAAAATACTACCTAAGAACGGAGCATGTTATCCTGTATGAGCACCATTATTCCTCAAG GGTGTCTTCCTTGGCTTCCATGTTCAGTGTCATCCCAACGATCTGTTTTGGATTTCAG TGTCATGAAGCCTGCATTGCCATCTACAGCAGCATGCACAACAAGAAACTCTCCCTTTGGATCGTGGTGTCTGTGCTCTCCATGCTCTTCTGCCTCTTAATTTATTCTCTTACAG GGCTTTATGGCTATTTAACCTTTGGTGCTGATGTGGCTGCTGATATTCTGATGTCATACCCAGGAAATGACGTGGTCATCATTATAGCACGGCTACTCTTTGGCATCTCCATCATTACCATCTATCCAATCGTTCTCCTGCTGGGCAg GTCTGTCCTACAGGATGTCTGCCTGAATGACAAGTGCAGGTCGCTCATGGAGCCTTATGAGCGGTGTACGAGGATTGTGCTGACGATGACGTGGATCATCGTGACGCTCGTCATTGCTCTGTTTGTCCCTGACATCAGCGAGGTGATCAGTATTATTGGTGGCATCAGCGCCGCCTTCATCTTTATCTTTCCAG GGCTATGCCTAGTATGTGCAATGGAAATGGAACCCATCGAACCAAGAAAAAA GTTCTGTTTGATTGCTTGGGGTGTCATCTCCATCCTCTGTGGAGCTTTTGTCTTTGGTCAGAGCACAACCACTGCTGTCATGGAGCTGGTCTACAAAGTCTAG
- the SLC38A8 gene encoding putative sodium-coupled neutral amino acid transporter 8 isoform X4, translated as MRLEPMIWLREMEELARESIGLLAKPTLESGSPNLSSAGAVFIMLKSSLGAGLLNFPWAFNKAGGITAAVMVELGSLIFLISGLVILGYASSISTQSTYQGVVREICGSAIGKLCEICFILNLFMISVAFLRVVGDQLEKLCDSLYMNVTLSGEGPPPPQHWYTDYRFTLTALCALVIFPLSVPREIGFQKYTSILGTLAACYLTLVIIIKYYLRTEHVILYEHHYSSRVSSLASMFSVIPTICFGFQCHEACIAIYSSMHNKKLSLWIVVSVLSMLFCLLIYSLTGLYGYLTFGADVAADILMSYPGNDVVIIIARLLFGISIITIYPIVLLLGRSVLQDVCLNDKCRSLMEPYERCTRIVLTMTWIIVTLVIALFVPDISEVISIIGGISAAFIFIFPGLCLVCAMEMEPIEPRKKFCLIAWGVISILCGAFVFGQSTTTAVMELVYKV; from the exons ATGAGACTTGAACCCATGATCTGGCTTAGAG AGATGGAGGAGTTGGCTAGAGAGAGCATCGGCTTGTTAGCCAAGCCTACGCTGGAGTCAGGTAGCCCAAACCTATCCTCTGCCGGGGCTGTCTTTATTATGCTGAAATCATCTCTTGGAGCAGGACTTCTTAATTTCCCATGGGCTTTCAATAAGGCTGGAGGGATCACTGCAGCTGTTATGGTGGAACTG GGCTCCTTAATATTCCTAATTAGCGGCCTAGTGATCCTGGGATATGCCTCCTCCATCAGCACCCAGTCCACGTACCAGGGCGTAGTCAGAGAAATCTGTGGGTCGGCCATTGGGAAGCTCTGCGAGATCTGCTTCATTTTAAATCTCTTCATGATTTCCGTAGCCTTTCTCAGAGTTGTGGGCGATCAGCTGGAAAAAT TATGTGACTCCCTCTACATGAATGTGACTCTGAGTGGAGAAGGgccgcctcctccccagcactggtaTACAGATTACCGCTTCACCCTGACTGCCCTGTGTGCCCTGGTCATCTTCCCTCTGTCCGTTCCCAGGGAGATCGGGTTCCAGAAATACACCAG TATTTTAGGTACTTTGGCTGCTTGCTACCTGACCCTGGTGATTATAATAAAATACTACCTAAGAACGGAGCATGTTATCCTGTATGAGCACCATTATTCCTCAAG GGTGTCTTCCTTGGCTTCCATGTTCAGTGTCATCCCAACGATCTGTTTTGGATTTCAG TGTCATGAAGCCTGCATTGCCATCTACAGCAGCATGCACAACAAGAAACTCTCCCTTTGGATCGTGGTGTCTGTGCTCTCCATGCTCTTCTGCCTCTTAATTTATTCTCTTACAG GGCTTTATGGCTATTTAACCTTTGGTGCTGATGTGGCTGCTGATATTCTGATGTCATACCCAGGAAATGACGTGGTCATCATTATAGCACGGCTACTCTTTGGCATCTCCATCATTACCATCTATCCAATCGTTCTCCTGCTGGGCAg GTCTGTCCTACAGGATGTCTGCCTGAATGACAAGTGCAGGTCGCTCATGGAGCCTTATGAGCGGTGTACGAGGATTGTGCTGACGATGACGTGGATCATCGTGACGCTCGTCATTGCTCTGTTTGTCCCTGACATCAGCGAGGTGATCAGTATTATTGGTGGCATCAGCGCCGCCTTCATCTTTATCTTTCCAG GGCTATGCCTAGTATGTGCAATGGAAATGGAACCCATCGAACCAAGAAAAAA GTTCTGTTTGATTGCTTGGGGTGTCATCTCCATCCTCTGTGGAGCTTTTGTCTTTGGTCAGAGCACAACCACTGCTGTCATGGAGCTGGTCTACAAAGTCTAG